TTGGATGCACTCCGATAACAACGTCTGAGGTCGCTGTGGATTGCGTATAAGTCTTGACACCCGATTTGTACTCTCTGTCAACTCCACCTCTACCCCCACCAGTAAAGGGGACCGATTGTTTTGCTGTTTTGACTTGCACGCGAATTATGTCCTCACTATCATCTGCTGTCTTACGGACAATAATGATGTCATAAGGCGATAGGGGTAGATCGACCAATGAGACATTCTGGTATCTTTTCATGAGAATTCCAGCAGCGATATGCTCATGGGCAAATCCATCTACTGAAGCTTGCCTGCCTCTTTCTTCTATTTTAAGCATGTTTCTGCCCTTGTTCCCTTACTTTTTCAAGACTAAGACCCAATCTGTGTTGATGCGTTCCCCTCTCGGTACCTTAATAAAATGTTTGATAATCTCTGAACCGAAGTACGTCTCTATCCCAAAACCAATATCTTCAGCAATTGGCATGAGATACTTCCAATTCTCGAATAACTGTCCTCGGATACGATTATTACCTACAACAATAATGTATCTACCGCCCTTGCGCAGCACCTTGTAGACTTCGGTAAGGTTCTTTCTCATATCCTCTAAATACTTAAAGGCAATGAACGCTCGTCTCGGATCCTCCTTAAAAATCTTCACTATCACTCTGTCTGCTTCTGGAACACCTATTTTGTGTTCAATCTTGTAATGTGAGGCTGAAACGCTTTCTGTTCCGACATTCAGTTTTTTCAAAGCGAGTAATGATTCCTGTGCAAAGCCGAGCCAATACATCTCTAATTGATGGGTCCTCGGATAGTCAACAGCATTGACATAAGGCGGTGAAGTTAACGCTAAATCAAAGTGATTCTCTTTATATTTTATGTTCCTCGCATCCATGTTCGTTGGAAATTCGGCGGTTGTGTCAAATGGGCAGTTTCGGGAAAATTCTATCATTTTGGGAACTTTTACCTCGAGCGCTTTCATGAACCGCTTCAAAGCATCGTTAGGATTAACTACTTTATTCAATTTCTTCCGGATTACCGTTCGGGTGCAATTGTTATCAGCGTTAGAAACAGAGCGGATGATAGAGGATAGGCAGACTTTGAAGAAATCTTTAACTGCCTCATCAGAATCAAGTTCGTGGATTCGCTTCTTTAAGTAGGTAAGTTCCAAAAGGATTTCTTTATTGAACCAATTGTCTCTATAAGGGAAGTCTGGTAAATCGCAGTGGGCAACCTGTGAGGGTTGGTAGTGAGAAATGGCTTCCAAAAGGACTTTTTGGGCTAATTTGAGTTCTTTCTCCGTCAAAGGAGTTACCTTCACCTTTGAAATGAAGCGGGAAAAAGGATCGACATCAATTCCAACAGAGTGGCGCTTTAAGAGAAGTGCTTCAACATTTGTGGTGCCGCTGCCCGCGAATGGATCAAGAATCTGGTCGTTTTCTTGAGAATATCGTTTAATAAGCCAACGCGGTAACTCGGGAAAAAATTTGGCAGGGTACTTGTGCAAGCCATGCGTTAGAAAACTCTGATCGTGACTAATGAACAAAAACCTGTCGCCATCCTTCGCTGGCAAGTCAACAGGAATATCGCCATCTACTCGAACAATGCTTTCGCCAAAGTCATTTACAATTTTGGTAATGTTATCCATAATCTTTGTATAGTGCAGTAGTGTTAAACTTCTGAAGTAATTGGAGAATCTTGAAAAAGGTTTTATACTTTAGTTCTTAAATTTATTGGCGAAAGGTGGCACAAAGTATTTGCATATTTTCACCCTCTTTTGCCAACTACTGTGATTATAGCACGATTGCCAATCAATTCGCAATGAAATTTTTATCCCCAAAGGCGAGGAAAAGTGACAGCTACTACATCCATTGTCATCGCGACAAGCCAGTGAATTGCCGCGCCATAGATAAATGATCGCGTTTCCAGGGCAAGTATCCCGAGCAATACACCCGCAATAACTGAACCAATCGCCTCTGGTAACGGCTTTGTATAGTGCATCACTGCGAATGGGATCGTCTGAATCAAGAGCGTATAGTTCCCGAATTTCCGTTCTAATCCGAAGAGCATAAACCCACGAAAAAAGAACTCCCAAGAAAACATATAAACACCATACGCGAGCTGATAGGGTAGGAACGCCTGCCAACTGCTTGACACTACTTTGCTGAGTGGATACTTTGCCACAAAGGGTGGATACACGATAACTGCGAGGATAACCACGGGTATCATCAGAAACCACGCTATTCCTGTCACACTCCATCCAAGTTTCTGATGACCGAGTCGAAATCCGTAGTCCTTCAACCGTTCTTTCGTTCCAAATTGCGCCACAAGAACAGGTGCGAGCAATAAGGTGAGTGCTGTCGTCAGAAACCAGTAATAATAGGAATGGCTCTCTACCAATGGGATATTGATAAAGTATTCTGCGAAGTGGTGTCTGAAGAAACTCCGTCGACTGTAATATCTGTGCATCATTAACAAAAGCCCAGAGGTGAGCAGAATAACAGTCGCTTGTCGTTCCCAACCGCATAGATATTTCTCTTTTAGGTTTTGGATACGGGAATTCATCTTGATATCTCGCTTATTTTAGGGTATTATACTGTCACTCGTGGAATTTAGCAAGAGGCAGTTTAAAGGGGGGTTCGGTCTCTCAGATATAAGAGAAGAAGATGTTATCAACTGAACAAATCGAGCGCATCTTAATTATCAGACTTGCACCACTCGGCGAAACGGTTTTAACAACGCCCGTCATTCGCGCCTTACGTCAGCATTTTCCAGATGCCTATATTGCTTATATGGTCGCTCCAACACGAGAGGACTTAGTGTCAGCAAATCCATACCTAAATGAGGTCCTTACCTATCAGCCATCGGTACCTAAACTCATTTATCAGATGGCTCGGCGTAAATTCCAAATGGCGGTCGTGTTGCAACCGACGTTCCGTCTCGTCCTTCATACATTTCTTGCAAGAATCCCGTTCCGTGTTGGATTTGAAACGAACGCTGCCGGAAAGAAATTGTTAAATCTCGCAGTCCGGAATGACACCTTACAGCATGAGACGCAACGCTATCTTGATGTCGTTCGGGCATTGGGCGTTGAAGTCGTGGCCAGTGAACCGGAAGTATTTGTTGATAGAGCAAGCATCGCGTGGGTGAACAATTTCCTTGAAAATCACAAGCTTAATGATAGCAAGCGCATTATCGGTCTCAATCCGGGTGCCGCGACCGCTTATCGCCGCTGGCACGCAGCGAATTTTGCGGTTCTCGGTGATCGGCTACATGAAACATATGGCGCACATATCATTATCACAACAGGACCGCGGGAAGGTGAATTAGCAGATCAGGTGACGGAACTGATGTCACATTCACCCGTTATTGTCAATCAGGCGACCCCGATGCAACTTGCGGCACTTTTACAAAGGTGTGATTTATACATCAGTAACGATACGGGACCGATGCACCTCAGCACCGCTGTGAAAACCCCGACGGTTGCCTTGTTTGGTGCTTCTAATCTTATCCAGTGGGCACCGCCATGGGACGGACATGCGGTGGTCGCGCGCAAAGAATGTTCGTTTATGAAAACACTATCGTCCAAAGAATGGGATGCATATCCCGATCGCGCACGTGAAAACCTTGAGGCGATTACCCCAGATACGGTTATGGCGGCAGTCGAGGGACTCACATGGTGAATTCTGAACGCAACCCAGCCGAAGAATTAAACGCGAAAGGCATCCAAAATTGTCTGACCGATATTTGTCGTAGAATGTATCGACAAGGACTCTTGCAGACGATCACGTCTACACTTTTCGGTGGGCTTGTGGTGCTTGTGGTGCTGTTCTTTCTGAACCGAGTCATTCCGCTACCGATGCGCATGTGGAGTATTAGTGGGACCATCATTCTTGTCGCGGTGGTTGTGGGTGTATGTCTCAGTGTCAAGCATCGCAAAGATTTAAATTTTGTCGCACGGGCTGTTGACGAAAAAATGGGGCTCAGTGAGCGTCTTGGGACGGCGTTTGGATTGATGCACACCAATCCTGAAAATGAATTTGCACGACTCCAAATTCGAGATGCTGCAGAGACCGCGACAACCTTGGATATTGCCAAAATAAGTCCGTATTGCCTACCAAAGTTCCTGAAATTCTTTCCGATTCCGTTGTTATTGATTGGGCTATCGTTTACTATTTCACCCTTCTATGAGGTGCCGCCACCATTGACGAATCCGCAGCAGGAAACATTAGGTAGCATAATTCAAAATCTTGACGGAAAACATGTTGAGAATTCGGACTTAAAGAGGCAAATTACCGATACTGTAAAAGAGCTGAAAGCTGCATCAGATCTCAACACAGCACAAAAACATATCAGCGACTTAAAGAAAGAGGTACGCAAGCAGCAAGCAGAGCAAACTGCTATTGCTGAAGCGACAGCAGCGAGCCAAAGTTTTCGTGGTATGGACGCCAACCAACTCGCGGCGGAACTAAAAAACCTCACTGAACAGGTTGAGATACCACCGGAACTTCAAGCCGAACTTATGGAACTCTTTGAACGTTTGGCTAAAAATCTACCAAAGGGCGCGCTCAGTGATTCACTGGATCAGATTCAGGGACAAGCGGTCACACCGGAAACGTTGCGGGACATCATCGCTGCGCTTGAGAAGATGGAAAAATTCACTGATCTCGAGCAACTGGAGGCACAACTCACAGCAAGCCAAAAGGAATTGGCATTGGCGACTATTGAAACTGAATCCGCTGGGGGCGGAATTGCGAATAGCGATGGCGGGCCTGGACAAGACACGGGGGATAGCGAGGTCGAGGGGAATCGCGAAGGCGTGTCGAATTCCGATCCATCCTCAGAATCACAGGCATCCGAATCAGGCAGAATGGAAAGTGAAACGAACGGATCAGATTCTACAACACCACTGATAGGTGAGGAAACACCAGTTTTACAGGTTAACGGAGAACAGTTGACACTGGCTGCGGGTGTCTCTGGTGATGCGGAGAATTTCTCTCGGGTCTTTACGGGTGAGGTGACCGACGATGTGCCTGCTTATTTACCCTTCGCCGACGTCGTCCTCAATGCTTCGCGTGCGTATGCTGAAGCCGTAGAAAATAACCGTATTCCTGTCCGATATCAGTCGCAGATTAAATCCTATTTAGAGGCAATTTCAAAAAAAAATGAAAAAGAGCATCATTAAAATACTAATTACCGTTGGGGTCGTTGCGGGTGTTTATCTCGTGTTGAGGTCGTACGGCGTAACAGATGATATTCGCTTAGAAAACGTCCCGAAAATCAAAACATGGGTGGCGAGTTTTGGAAGGATTGCTCCGTTAGTCTACATTGGACTCTATCTGGTATCCACTGTCTTTTTCCTTCCGGGTTCTCCAGTAACTATATTGGCGGGTTTCGTCTTCGGACCCTTGTGGGGTGTCTTTTACGCCTCTGTCGCTTCTATTATTTCTGTCTCCGTTGCTTTTCTGATCGCCCGTTATGTTGCCCGCGATCTCGTTGAAGGTTGGGTCAAAGACAATGCGCAATTCCGAAAAATAGATGAGCAGGTTGAAGAAGAGGGATGGCGTATCTTGATGTTTACACGTTTGGTCCCGATTTTCCCGTTTAACCTTCAAAACTATGCATACGGCCTCACCAGTATTCGGTTTACCACTTATGTGCTTGTCTCTGCTATCTTTATGTTACCCGGAACAGCAGTGTTTGTCCAACTCGGTGGGGCGTTTGTGAGTGGTGAGGGCAATACTTTGAAGACGCTGCTCTATCTTGGAATCGCTGGTGTGCTCATGCTCCTGCTATCTTTGATCCCGAGAGTGCTTAAAAAATATCAAACGAAATTGTAACTGAGAGAAACCGACGGGATAGGCGGGTTACGAGTGTTTCTGAATTAACGCCGCTACCGCAGCAAATGCTTCTTCACGGGTTCGGATTTCACCGTCAAATTGACGGTTCTCAATCTCTTTCAGCAGCTCACCAATTTTCTCGCCTTCTTTCAAATGAAATTCCTGAATCAGATCATCCCCTGTGATTAGTCTCCCCTGCTTGTAAATAGGTAGAATGTGTTCATAGTAAGTATCAGCGATCTGCTTAAGAATTGCAGGGTCAATCGGATACGCTGCTGCAGAATATAGAAGGATACCCCACCAATCGGACGCGTAAGTTCTCAGGAAGCGATTCATCTCTTTGTGTGTCAGTTGTGGGATTGTGTTTTTCAGTTTTTTGCTTCCTGAGATGAGGCATTCCATAAACTGCACCGCTTTTCGGCTGAACCGAAGACCTTCACCGATACCACCCAAGTTGTCTCCCAAAAGTAGGCTAAATTTGATGAGCGAACACCTATTGATTCCTACACTGAGTTCCTCTTGGAGGTAGCGATTAATTTCCTCGCGGTAAGCCCACAGCGGCATCGGAATTGGATCCTCCTCGAAGGTCTCCAGTGATATCCAAACCCGATGTGCCTCTTTTATGCTCGGAATGAGCTGTCTGAGTAATCCCGATGCTTCCATTTGTTGCAAGTACGGATGTGCTTTCTTAACGTGAAAAATTTTCATCAGTTCTTCCCGACACCGTTCCGCCGCTACATCAGACAACATCGACCGATATGCCATTACCAGATCGATTGCATCTTGGGAGATCTCGAAGTCTAACTGCGCTGCGAATCTATAAATCCGCAGGAGGCGCACTGGATCTGCTACCACCACCTGTTTGCTCGGAAATCGGAGCACGCCTGTCTCCAGGTCTTTCTTACCACCACATGGGTCAATTACCCGAGAGAGGATTTGTTTGCCTGCTGTATTTGTAAATGCCTCCATATCTTCAAGCGTAATTGCCATAGCATTAATTGTCAGGTCCCGAAGACGTAAATCGTCAGTGAGCGATGCGGCTCGGAACTGTGCGAAATCCATACTGAGTTGTGGCGTTTGTGGAGTGTTGTCCTGCTTAACAATGACACGGACTGTGGGCGGATTTTCTTCTAAGACGATAGCAATTGCCCCGATATTGGCTGCAAATGCTTTCGCAAACTGGATTGCATCAGAAGCCAGCGTGAAATCAATATCTGTCGTCTGACGTCCCAAGAACAGATCCCTCACGCTACCTCCTACGAGATAGAGCTGCACACCTCGATCTTTTGCGAAAGCCGCGAGTGCCTGTAGGATCGGATTATCAAATTGTTTTTGGGGGGACTGCGCCGTTACCTTCATTTTTTGGCTCGCACCTTCTGTCGTTGTGCTTTCCGCGAACGAAATAAAATCCCATCGAGATGAAGATGCGTCGCGTATCCGATAAAACTTGCTACATAGAACGGAAAACCGCTGCGGACGGTATCCATAAGTCCTTCCCACTCTCGCAAGGCATTGAGTGCGTCTAAGACGGTTCCATCTGTCCGCCACTCTGAATATGCGGCATAAATCGGAATTAACAGAAACACGCTCGGTATCAAAATCATCGTAACTCTGGCATGTGTCCATCCACGATGTTTACTCATAATTGGGAGCATCGCGAATAAACCCAGCAGTGCCGATTCCAGATACTTTTGCAAAAAAACGATCAGCACAACATTCAGCGCAAATAGTACGGAATAAAATATTTTCTGACTCTTGCTCTTAATATCAACGTCTGGCCACAATCCGAACAGGACTGCAACAGCAAAACAGCCGACAATTTTTACAATATCTCTCACCGGTGGAATGGTTGGATTCCATTCTTGTGGCACAGTATCATAAAGGATTGGAACAGCGAAGGTGGCGATAAGTGAGACGGTGAAAAAAGCACTATAGACGACTAACCCGCCGATCCAGTGTTCGCGGAACATACTCATGGAAAACATTATAGCATACTTATTACCGGAATGAAAATTACTTTTACCTCAATCAACAAGCGTGGTAACTTGGATTTAATTTGACTTCCAGCACAAAATATGATACAATTATGTAATAACCCTCACGAATCTTGCTTTTTTCAAGGGACCCCAGTGGCGAGGTCATCGAATTTTTGAGACACATTCGCCTTGAATTCCCAGAATTGGGCTTACTGAACAATTGGCTTGATTAAAAAAAGGAAAACGGCTATTATGTAACAATAGAGGTGGATGGGAGAGAATTGATATCCCGTTGCTTCGGCATCGGTAGGGTCGTAAAACGCAGTCTTTGGAATTCGGATGAGGTCTTTTTCCTTGATTGACCTATTCCTGTCAACTGTGCACTACGACATCACAAAAACCGCGAAAAACCTCTACGATTGGGAGTATCGCGTTTTTTTATTTTTTATATTATTATGTTAGATATGACAGCAGCCGAGAAAAACGCCATTATTGAGATGTTAGCACCAGTGCTTGACAGTGATGGTATTGAACTTGTGGATGTTGAAACACACTCAAAAACGCTGCGCCTCCTCATTCACAAACCAGATGGGCTTTCGGTGGCGGATTGTCAAATGGTGAACCAGGTGGTACGTCCGATCTTAGAAGTTCATGAGCATTTAGCAAACTATGCTCAGTTGGAAGTAGCTTCTCCGGGCATAGACAGACCTTTACGAACCGCTAAGGATTTTCAGCGAAATTGTGGGCGGACGGTTCAGATAGAAATCGCGAAAAAAAATGGACACACGCGCCAGATACAAGGCACTGTCGTAGAGGTGCATCCTGAAGAAGTTGTCTTAGCACTGTCTGATGGAAAGGACATTTCCATTAAAATTTCGCAAATTCTCAATGCCCGTATACACCTGGAATGGTAGAGAACAAGTGCCAAAGATACACTGCGAAAATAAAAAGATGGAAAGGAGCACGCGGACTGTTGATACAGGAAGACGCTTGCCGGCCTGTATAATAAAAAGAGACCGCGGACATCAATTATTATGTTAGAGAACCTCCAAAACGCTATACGTCAAAATACTGCACAAACAGATTTACCTGAAGAGGTATTCATTGAAGCGATAGAGGAGGCGCTGCGTGCCGCCGCGCGCCGAGTTTATGGTGCTGATGCTAATGTCTCTGTCGAGATTAATTTAGAGAAAGGTGATATACGCTGTTATGTCCCGAAGAAAGTCGTTAATATTATGCGTGATTTCTCGACAGAGATTCCGATTGAGCAAGCATTGAAACTCCAAGAGGACATTGCAGTCGGGGAGATACTGGATGTCGAAATCAACCCGAACGAGTTTGGACGGATTCCGGCACAGTTAGCGAAGCAAATTCTTTTCCAGAAAATCAAGCAGGCGGAGCGCGAAAAAATCTATCAAGAGTTTGCGGGGCGCGAAGGCGATGTTGTCACAGGTTATGTTCAACGTTTTGAGCGTGGTGGTATCATTTTGGATCTTGAGCAGACAGAAGCGTTTTTACCGCCTCGTGAGATGCCAAGATCCCAGAACTACGAGCGTGGTAAACGTTTGCAATGTCTCATTCTATCTGTGAAGAATGAGATGCGGGGTCCCCCGATTATTGTATCTCGAACCCATCGGGATTTGGTATCGATATTATTTGAGCAAGAGGTACCAGAAATCTATGAAGGTCAGGTTCAGATTATGGCGGTTGCGCGTGATCCTGGGAATCGAGCGAAAGTTGCTGTCAGGGCGACAGAAGAGGGTATCGATGCCGTAGGCACGTGTGTTGGTGTCAAGGGGATACGCGTCCAGACGATCGTTGGTGAACTTGATGATGAGAAGATAGATTTATTGGAATGGAGTGAAGATGCGAGCGTCTTTATTGCAAATGCTTTGGGGGCTCGAGTTGGTGTGCGTCGGGTTGAACTGAATGAGAAAGATAGGAGTGCGCTTGTGATTGTTCCTGACAATCAGTTGTCTTTAGCGATTGGACAACGAGGACAGAATGCGCGACTCGCTGCGAAATTGACAGGTTGGAAGGTCGACATAAAGGGTGAATCTGAAGATACTGTTTCGATTAATGAACTCTTTAAACCGGAAGACTCCGATGATACATCTGAGCAAGTCTCAGACAGTGAAGAAGAAAGTCCTGACCAAAGTCTGCCAGAACAGGAGACTGCCGATGTGCCGGATTCAGCAGAGGCAGAACAGGTCGTTGAATTGTCGGCGGACGTTGAGATAGACGCACACGCGGATGCTGTTGAAATTGAAGTCGCAGAGGGTCCGGACGCCGAGAAAGAGACGGACACATCTGCCTCTCCTGAGAGTGATGATTTTGATACTGAGTCTTAAAAGTGGGTGGAGTCATTGAGGGATGTTATTCGCACTTGCATTGGATGCCGTAGGAAATTACCGCAGAAAGCATTGGTTCGGTTCATGTGTCAGGCGGATGGAAAATTGCAAATTGACAGTCAAAAGAAGTTAGGCGGGCGTGGTGCTTACGTTTGTCTCTCTCAAGACTGTATTCAGAAAGCTTTTAAGTCTCCCAAACGGATTAATTCTTTATTACGTGTGCAACTGACAAGTGCGGATATCGCGCGGTTTGAACGGGTGCTTCTTCAAAGGACCCAACAGTCCATGGGTACAAAGGAAGAACAGGAGGTATTACTATGAACAAAGCCCAACCCCAGCGGGGGAAACCCGCCAAAGGGAGTCGAGAGAAAGATCAAGTCTCTGGTGGTATACGGGTTTATGAATTGGCAAAAGAATACAATCTAACAAACAAGGAACTTATCGCTCTGCTTGAGGAGCACGGCGTTCGCGTTAAAAGCGGGATGAGTGCCCTCGATGAGGATACCGTCTCCCTTATCGAATCAGAATTGGCTAACAAACCGGGCGAAGATACCGTTTCTACGTCCGAAGACGTCGCTGAAAACGCCTCAGAGTCCAAAGAAACTGACGCACCCGATGGCTTGCAGGTCGTGGAAGGCACAACTGTTGCTGACCTCGCGGCATTGCTGGAATTGCAGCCGCCAGCGTTGATTATGCGCCTCATGAAGTTGAAAGTGATGGCTAACATAAATCAGCGGCTTGATTATGATACGCTTGTGATGCTTTCGGAGCACTTGGGTTTTAAGGCAGTTCGGTCGAAAACCCTTGAAGAGGAGTTATTGGCAGAGATACCGGATGACCCAGAATCTTTACGACCTCGAGCACCCGTCATCACAATCATGGGACATGTGGACCATGGTAAAACCTCTCTTTTGGACTCTATTCGTCAATCAAATATCAGTGAATCTGAAGCGGGGAACATAACACAACATATTGGGGCATATCACGTAACATTAAAAGGTGGGAGTATCGTTTTCTTGGATACACCGGGGCACGCTGCTTTCACCGCGATGCGAGCGCGCGGAGCGCAAGTGACCGATATTGTCGTTCTCATTGTTGCAGCCGACGACGGCGTCATGCCGCAGACAATTGAGGCGATTAGTCACGCAAAAGCCGCAAAGGTTCCCATTGTCGTCGCAATTAACAAAATAGATGTCCCCGGCGCGCGTCCAGACTACGTCAAGCAACAATTGGCAGAACAGGAACTCCTGCCAGAGGACTGGGGTGGACAAACAATTTGTGTTGAAACCTCCGCTATAGATGGAACAGGGATTGACTTTTTACTTGAAATGCTCCTTTTGGAAGCAGCTCTGTTGGAACTCAAAGCCAACCCAAGTAAGCCTGCGCGAGGTGTTGTGATTGAAGCAGAGGTTGACAAAGGACGCGGTGCCGTCGCAACCGTCCTCGTCCAGTCAGGCACATTGCGGGTGGGTGATGTTTTTGTTTCAGGTAGGTATTCCGGAAAAGTGAGAGCAATGATGGACGATTTCGGGAAGCGTATGAAAGCAGCTGGACCTTCATCCCCTGTTGAAGTGCTCGGTTTTACTGGCGTCCCAGAAGCAGGTGACAGATTCTATGTCGTCGAGTCCGATAAGGATGCACGTACTATCAGTGAGACCCGCCAGGACCAGTACCGCAATGAAAAACTCGGTGCAAATAGCCACGTCAGTTTGGATAATCTATTCCAACAAATTCAGGAAGGTGAAATCAAAGAGTTGAACGTTGTTCTTAAAGGCGATGTGCAAGGTTCCGTGCAAGCCGTTGCGTCATCTTTGCTCGAATTGAGTACCGATGAGGTTAAGATCAATATTATTCATCAAGCAGTCGGGGGAATCACTGAAACCGACATTTTGCTCGCCTCTGCTTCTGACGCGATTGTCGTCGGCTTCAACGTTCATCCTACAACGGAGGCGGTGCAGGCTAAAGAGATGGAGGGGATTGATGTTCGTACCTACAACATCATTTACAATCTCATCTCCTATATTCGTTCTGCTATGGAAGGCCTGCTTGATCCTGAGGTCCGAGAAGTCGTTATCGGGCGTGCTGAAGTCCGTGAAT
This region of Candidatus Poribacteria bacterium genomic DNA includes:
- a CDS encoding TVP38/TMEM64 family protein encodes the protein MKKSIIKILITVGVVAGVYLVLRSYGVTDDIRLENVPKIKTWVASFGRIAPLVYIGLYLVSTVFFLPGSPVTILAGFVFGPLWGVFYASVASIISVSVAFLIARYVARDLVEGWVKDNAQFRKIDEQVEEEGWRILMFTRLVPIFPFNLQNYAYGLTSIRFTTYVLVSAIFMLPGTAVFVQLGGAFVSGEGNTLKTLLYLGIAGVLMLLLSLIPRVLKKYQTKL
- a CDS encoding site-specific DNA-methyltransferase; amino-acid sequence: MDNITKIVNDFGESIVRVDGDIPVDLPAKDGDRFLFISHDQSFLTHGLHKYPAKFFPELPRWLIKRYSQENDQILDPFAGSGTTNVEALLLKRHSVGIDVDPFSRFISKVKVTPLTEKELKLAQKVLLEAISHYQPSQVAHCDLPDFPYRDNWFNKEILLELTYLKKRIHELDSDEAVKDFFKVCLSSIIRSVSNADNNCTRTVIRKKLNKVVNPNDALKRFMKALEVKVPKMIEFSRNCPFDTTAEFPTNMDARNIKYKENHFDLALTSPPYVNAVDYPRTHQLEMYWLGFAQESLLALKKLNVGTESVSASHYKIEHKIGVPEADRVIVKIFKEDPRRAFIAFKYLEDMRKNLTEVYKVLRKGGRYIIVVGNNRIRGQLFENWKYLMPIAEDIGFGIETYFGSEIIKHFIKVPRGERINTDWVLVLKK
- the infB gene encoding translation initiation factor IF-2, which encodes MNKAQPQRGKPAKGSREKDQVSGGIRVYELAKEYNLTNKELIALLEEHGVRVKSGMSALDEDTVSLIESELANKPGEDTVSTSEDVAENASESKETDAPDGLQVVEGTTVADLAALLELQPPALIMRLMKLKVMANINQRLDYDTLVMLSEHLGFKAVRSKTLEEELLAEIPDDPESLRPRAPVITIMGHVDHGKTSLLDSIRQSNISESEAGNITQHIGAYHVTLKGGSIVFLDTPGHAAFTAMRARGAQVTDIVVLIVAADDGVMPQTIEAISHAKAAKVPIVVAINKIDVPGARPDYVKQQLAEQELLPEDWGGQTICVETSAIDGTGIDFLLEMLLLEAALLELKANPSKPARGVVIEAEVDKGRGAVATVLVQSGTLRVGDVFVSGRYSGKVRAMMDDFGKRMKAAGPSSPVEVLGFTGVPEAGDRFYVVESDKDARTISETRQDQYRNEKLGANSHVSLDNLFQQIQEGEIKELNVVLKGDVQGSVQAVASSLLELSTDEVKINIIHQAVGGITETDILLASASDAIVVGFNVHPTTEAVQAKEMEGIDVRTYNIIYNLISYIRSAMEGLLDPEVREVVIGRAEVRELFKVPRLGLVAGSYVNWGRISYNQPLRILRDNRLIHEGKVNSLRRFKDNVNEVQANYECGIGIETFADLKVGDVLECYVHEHIARSLS
- a CDS encoding CPBP family intramembrane metalloprotease; the encoded protein is MNSRIQNLKEKYLCGWERQATVILLTSGLLLMMHRYYSRRSFFRHHFAEYFINIPLVESHSYYYWFLTTALTLLLAPVLVAQFGTKERLKDYGFRLGHQKLGWSVTGIAWFLMIPVVILAVIVYPPFVAKYPLSKVVSSSWQAFLPYQLAYGVYMFSWEFFFRGFMLFGLERKFGNYTLLIQTIPFAVMHYTKPLPEAIGSVIAGVLLGILALETRSFIYGAAIHWLVAMTMDVVAVTFPRLWG
- a CDS encoding glycosyltransferase family 9 protein is translated as MLSTEQIERILIIRLAPLGETVLTTPVIRALRQHFPDAYIAYMVAPTREDLVSANPYLNEVLTYQPSVPKLIYQMARRKFQMAVVLQPTFRLVLHTFLARIPFRVGFETNAAGKKLLNLAVRNDTLQHETQRYLDVVRALGVEVVASEPEVFVDRASIAWVNNFLENHKLNDSKRIIGLNPGAATAYRRWHAANFAVLGDRLHETYGAHIIITTGPREGELADQVTELMSHSPVIVNQATPMQLAALLQRCDLYISNDTGPMHLSTAVKTPTVALFGASNLIQWAPPWDGHAVVARKECSFMKTLSSKEWDAYPDRARENLEAITPDTVMAAVEGLTW
- a CDS encoding CCA tRNA nucleotidyltransferase; amino-acid sequence: MKVTAQSPQKQFDNPILQALAAFAKDRGVQLYLVGGSVRDLFLGRQTTDIDFTLASDAIQFAKAFAANIGAIAIVLEENPPTVRVIVKQDNTPQTPQLSMDFAQFRAASLTDDLRLRDLTINAMAITLEDMEAFTNTAGKQILSRVIDPCGGKKDLETGVLRFPSKQVVVADPVRLLRIYRFAAQLDFEISQDAIDLVMAYRSMLSDVAAERCREELMKIFHVKKAHPYLQQMEASGLLRQLIPSIKEAHRVWISLETFEEDPIPMPLWAYREEINRYLQEELSVGINRCSLIKFSLLLGDNLGGIGEGLRFSRKAVQFMECLISGSKKLKNTIPQLTHKEMNRFLRTYASDWWGILLYSAAAYPIDPAILKQIADTYYEHILPIYKQGRLITGDDLIQEFHLKEGEKIGELLKEIENRQFDGEIRTREEAFAAVAALIQKHS
- the nusA gene encoding transcription termination/antitermination protein NusA, whose amino-acid sequence is MLENLQNAIRQNTAQTDLPEEVFIEAIEEALRAAARRVYGADANVSVEINLEKGDIRCYVPKKVVNIMRDFSTEIPIEQALKLQEDIAVGEILDVEINPNEFGRIPAQLAKQILFQKIKQAEREKIYQEFAGREGDVVTGYVQRFERGGIILDLEQTEAFLPPREMPRSQNYERGKRLQCLILSVKNEMRGPPIIVSRTHRDLVSILFEQEVPEIYEGQVQIMAVARDPGNRAKVAVRATEEGIDAVGTCVGVKGIRVQTIVGELDDEKIDLLEWSEDASVFIANALGARVGVRRVELNEKDRSALVIVPDNQLSLAIGQRGQNARLAAKLTGWKVDIKGESEDTVSINELFKPEDSDDTSEQVSDSEEESPDQSLPEQETADVPDSAEAEQVVELSADVEIDAHADAVEIEVAEGPDAEKETDTSASPESDDFDTES
- a CDS encoding YlxR family protein, translating into MRDVIRTCIGCRRKLPQKALVRFMCQADGKLQIDSQKKLGGRGAYVCLSQDCIQKAFKSPKRINSLLRVQLTSADIARFERVLLQRTQQSMGTKEEQEVLL
- a CDS encoding metal-dependent hydrolase, which encodes MFSMSMFREHWIGGLVVYSAFFTVSLIATFAVPILYDTVPQEWNPTIPPVRDIVKIVGCFAVAVLFGLWPDVDIKSKSQKIFYSVLFALNVVLIVFLQKYLESALLGLFAMLPIMSKHRGWTHARVTMILIPSVFLLIPIYAAYSEWRTDGTVLDALNALREWEGLMDTVRSGFPFYVASFIGYATHLHLDGILFRSRKAQRQKVRAKK